A stretch of the Solirubrobacterales bacterium genome encodes the following:
- a CDS encoding (2Fe-2S)-binding protein encodes MAEIERAIARITAARADGYGIIVQRRAGSGAGWVEAVALGADPDLTAETVGAVQGMYGDLEPYIQAEWMLESLARGVADLAGSFALAVRAIPDLAPDRVLLAIEGGLVRATAVTSDRLDEADLPGLAKLLREGFTELVAPTIGWIDGQGLRPAKTLWHAAADRLAQSLVWSGKAFDRPDEALELTRLTVGPESPDPRLRIEIRRAEDEYGDEYHLRNTCCLAYRTEGGELCQSCPLQKTHTP; translated from the coding sequence ATGGCAGAGATCGAACGGGCGATCGCCAGGATTACTGCGGCTCGGGCCGACGGTTACGGGATCATTGTCCAGCGACGGGCCGGTTCCGGGGCCGGCTGGGTCGAGGCCGTCGCGCTTGGCGCCGATCCGGACCTGACCGCGGAGACGGTTGGCGCGGTTCAGGGGATGTACGGGGATCTGGAACCGTACATCCAGGCGGAATGGATGCTGGAGAGCCTGGCCCGCGGGGTCGCCGATCTTGCCGGATCGTTCGCCCTGGCCGTGCGGGCGATCCCGGATCTGGCTCCCGACCGGGTACTACTCGCGATTGAAGGTGGCCTGGTCCGGGCGACCGCGGTCACCTCGGACCGACTTGATGAGGCCGACCTTCCGGGTTTGGCGAAACTGCTCCGGGAAGGTTTCACCGAGCTGGTCGCGCCGACGATCGGGTGGATCGACGGTCAGGGCCTGCGTCCCGCGAAGACCCTCTGGCACGCTGCTGCCGACCGGCTGGCCCAGTCTCTGGTCTGGTCCGGCAAGGCCTTTGATCGTCCGGACGAGGCGCTGGAGCTGACCCGGCTCACGGTCGGCCCGGAGAGCCCGGATCCCCGGCTCCGGATCGAGATCAGGCGAGCCGAGGACGAGTACGGCGACGAGTACCACCTCCGCAACACCTGCTGCCTCGCCTACCGCACCGAGGGCGGGGAGCTCTGCCAGTCCTGCCCCCTCCAGAAAACCCACACCCCCTGA
- a CDS encoding DUF1697 domain-containing protein — MKAMVALLRAVNVGGTGKLPMAELRTMCEEAGFENVRTYIASGNVVFRTGDDPERARSILETRLESYAGKPVDVLIRTGREMADLVVANPFPDEPGNKVVAMFLDRHPPPDLDAIASGVNGERLVAADREVFIHYPDGQGQSKLTLDLGVATARNMNTVAKLAEMSAG, encoded by the coding sequence ATGAAAGCGATGGTGGCACTGCTCAGGGCCGTGAACGTGGGCGGAACCGGCAAGCTGCCGATGGCGGAGCTGAGGACGATGTGCGAGGAGGCCGGGTTCGAGAACGTCCGCACCTACATCGCCAGCGGCAACGTCGTCTTTCGGACCGGGGACGATCCGGAACGGGCCCGGTCGATCCTCGAAACTCGACTGGAGAGCTACGCCGGCAAGCCGGTTGACGTGCTGATCCGAACCGGCCGGGAGATGGCTGACCTCGTGGTCGCCAATCCCTTCCCGGATGAGCCGGGGAACAAGGTCGTTGCGATGTTTCTCGACCGTCATCCGCCGCCGGACCTTGACGCGATCGCCAGCGGCGTGAACGGTGAACGTCTCGTCGCCGCCGACCGGGAGGTCTTCATCCACTACCCGGACGGCCAGGGGCAGTCGAAGCTCACCCTCGATCTCGGTGTGGCAACCGCCCGCAACATGAACACAGTCGCCAAGCTAGCCGAAATGTCCGCCGGCTGA